From Tautonia marina, one genomic window encodes:
- the ilvN gene encoding acetolactate synthase small subunit: MSETNRPARDRHRHRHVLSALVQNQPGVLSHISGMLASRGYNIDSLAVGETEDPNLSRITFVVIGDDSQLEQVRKQLEKIVTVVKVIDISREAFVERDLMLIKVDASPERRAELRGLVQDFRGRIVDVSPEHLIIEVSGQESKVEAFIELMRPYGIRELARTGRIALVRSSRPVRTAPGEVVDADDEPEEVVGHSQL; this comes from the coding sequence ATGTCCGAGACGAACCGCCCGGCCCGCGACCGCCACCGCCATCGCCACGTGCTCAGCGCCTTGGTGCAGAATCAGCCGGGAGTCCTGTCCCACATTTCCGGCATGCTCGCCTCGCGAGGCTACAACATCGACAGCCTGGCCGTGGGAGAGACCGAGGACCCGAACCTTTCCCGGATCACCTTCGTCGTCATCGGCGACGATAGCCAGCTGGAGCAGGTTCGCAAGCAGCTGGAGAAGATCGTCACGGTTGTCAAGGTCATCGACATTTCCCGAGAGGCGTTCGTCGAGCGCGACCTGATGCTCATTAAGGTCGATGCCTCTCCCGAGCGTCGGGCCGAGCTGCGCGGCCTGGTGCAGGACTTCCGAGGCCGGATCGTCGATGTCAGCCCCGAGCACCTGATCATCGAAGTCAGTGGCCAGGAGTCGAAGGTCGAGGCGTTTATCGAGCTGATGCGCCCCTACGGCATCCGGGAACTGGCCCGGACCGGCCGTATTGCCCTGGTCCGCTCCAGCCGTCCCGTGCGCACCGCCCCCGGCGAGGTGGTCGATGCGGACGACGAGCCCGAAGAAGTCGTCGGTCACTCGCAGCTCTGA
- a CDS encoding sigma-70 family RNA polymerase sigma factor, with product MVGIQFKRPALALWILLLVPVASPFLVSADDRRGYDYGEPGLDDSILGRLEASYPGDAQLFKIQDPGLYASIVHHTAKKFLSTRYRLDAATTADIAQEIVTKHLQNDLSEKCSTHKELITYIKAACHFEKINLGRKPRHSREVPLDPSSINDSIAGEHAQTHEKRLVDRDILETLIRLSKLNANEKKVVRLCYLKEMTDKEASKKINLSGERVRQIRHDALRKLEATAHSMGLQYGVEPEELFLCW from the coding sequence ATGGTTGGAATTCAGTTCAAGCGGCCGGCGCTGGCCCTCTGGATCCTGCTTCTCGTCCCGGTGGCCTCCCCCTTCCTCGTCTCTGCCGACGATCGGAGGGGATACGACTACGGCGAGCCGGGGCTGGACGACTCCATCCTCGGCAGGCTCGAAGCGTCGTATCCCGGGGACGCGCAGCTGTTCAAGATCCAGGACCCCGGGCTGTATGCCTCGATCGTCCACCACACGGCCAAGAAATTCCTCAGCACCCGTTACCGCCTCGACGCGGCGACGACCGCGGACATCGCCCAGGAGATCGTCACGAAGCATCTCCAGAACGACCTCTCGGAGAAATGTTCGACGCACAAGGAATTGATCACTTACATCAAAGCCGCCTGTCATTTCGAGAAGATCAATCTCGGCCGGAAACCGAGGCATTCCAGGGAAGTGCCCCTTGATCCCTCATCGATCAACGACTCGATCGCGGGGGAACACGCCCAGACGCACGAGAAACGACTCGTCGATAGAGACATCCTGGAAACGCTCATCAGGCTCTCGAAGCTCAACGCGAACGAAAAGAAGGTCGTTCGCCTGTGTTATCTCAAGGAAATGACAGACAAGGAAGCATCAAAGAAGATCAATTTGAGTGGCGAGCGTGTGCGTCAGATCCGCCACGATGCGCTGCGCAAGCTCGAGGCAACGGCCCATTCCATGGGGTTGCAGTACGGCGTTGAACCAGAGGAATTGTTCCTGTGCTGGTGA
- a CDS encoding ABC transporter ATP-binding protein, with the protein MTTPVMIEARGLTKQFGSFLAIRDVSFQVPSGQVVAFLGPNGAGKTTTMRLLTGFIAPTHGQAFIAGIDVQQDRITAAERLGYLPENGPLYPDMTPMAILEFFGRARGMGSSALKDRIETVVGLCSLSTVAYKPIAKLSKGYRQRVSMAQAILHDPDVLILDEPTSGLDPNQIKGVRQLIRDLGRSKTILVSTHILQEVEPVADRVLFIHDGRLVFDGAPAEMRAGVASLEEKFYQLTASPA; encoded by the coding sequence ATGACCACGCCCGTGATGATCGAGGCCCGAGGCCTCACCAAGCAGTTCGGTTCGTTCCTGGCGATCCGCGACGTGAGCTTCCAGGTTCCGAGCGGACAGGTCGTCGCCTTCCTCGGCCCCAACGGCGCAGGCAAGACGACGACGATGCGGCTCCTGACCGGCTTCATCGCCCCAACGCACGGCCAGGCATTCATCGCCGGGATCGACGTGCAGCAGGACCGGATCACAGCCGCCGAGCGGCTCGGCTACCTGCCCGAGAACGGACCGCTTTACCCCGACATGACCCCCATGGCGATCCTCGAATTCTTCGGCCGGGCCCGAGGCATGGGCTCGTCGGCCCTGAAGGATCGGATCGAGACGGTCGTCGGGCTTTGTTCCCTGTCGACGGTCGCCTACAAGCCGATCGCCAAGCTCTCCAAAGGCTACCGCCAGCGCGTCTCGATGGCCCAGGCGATCCTGCACGACCCAGACGTCTTGATCCTCGACGAGCCGACCTCCGGCCTCGACCCGAACCAGATCAAGGGGGTCCGCCAGTTGATCCGAGACCTCGGCCGATCGAAGACAATCCTCGTCTCGACCCACATCCTCCAGGAAGTCGAGCCGGTCGCCGACCGCGTCCTGTTCATCCACGACGGCCGCCTCGTCTTCGACGGCGCTCCAGCCGAAATGCGGGCCGGAGTGGCCTCGCTGGAGGAGAAGTTCTACCAGCTCACCGCCTCTCCCGCCTGA
- a CDS encoding Gldg family protein, whose protein sequence is MTTIQNESTRTTAPERPAGASALALPRPFVVGAVCRRDLARYFTNVAGYVFIVLFIVTSSVAAFWPEAFFANNLATLGQLNELMPYLLLLFIPAITMSVWADERRQGTEELLLTLPARDLEVVLGKYLAALGIYTAALGFLAFGLTVVLAWLGRPDLGVLLATFVGYWLMGGMLLAVGMVASLLSGNVTVAFILGALFCAVPVFADLLGGLSGAGAARVIESASAPSQFREFGRGVVPFSGVLYFVGLAAAMLYVNVALVGRRHWAGGERSAGLWGHALVRIVSVVVVVLSLQTLVARAGWRPDLSAERLNTLSRESRQLLREIPSDRPVFIEAFFSPEVPRDYVEAKQNLIGLLKEFAAIGGSKIQLNLIETERYGEEARRAEQQYGIVPRRVITISAARQGFDEILMGVAFTSGPEQVVIPFFDRGLPVEYELTRSIRTVAGADRKKVGILDTDAGLLGSFDFRSMASNREWQVVTELRKQYEVTSVPADAPIPTDLDALLVPQPSSLTEPQVANLVSYVESGGPTLLFMDPLPQFDRSPQMSLAPTQPKEQPGGMFGGGQPPEPKGDLTPLLDRLGIDWPQTEIVWNPYNPHPRFTELPPEYVFITPSSGAADAFNPDEPIASGLQELIVLFGGYVLPRSGAETDFTPLLRTNDEGGIAPFDSLVSPSFFGMGIDPDRATRLATNRAYTLAARLEGKGRSEGEGEGDEPEGSVNAIVVMDLDLISDAFFQLRQAGSEDLEFDNVAFVLNCVDTLVGDDSFIDLRKQRRRHRTLTRLEAADRAFEADRLAQEREAEDEADDQLEAARARMNEKIDAIDANTELDDRTKQVMLAQVREVEQRRLNVAEANIEDAKLRKIEDSISAKETQLRAIRGQVRMAAALVPALPALALGIAVAIIRSRRENRGANPNRLA, encoded by the coding sequence GTGACGACGATCCAGAACGAATCAACCCGGACGACCGCCCCCGAGCGGCCGGCGGGGGCCAGTGCCCTGGCCTTGCCTCGGCCGTTCGTGGTGGGAGCCGTCTGCCGGCGCGACCTGGCCCGCTACTTCACCAACGTGGCCGGCTATGTGTTCATCGTCCTGTTCATTGTCACAAGCTCGGTGGCTGCCTTCTGGCCCGAGGCCTTCTTCGCCAACAACCTGGCAACCCTCGGCCAGCTGAACGAGCTGATGCCGTACTTGCTCCTGCTGTTTATCCCGGCGATCACCATGAGCGTCTGGGCCGACGAGCGGCGGCAAGGAACCGAGGAGCTCCTGCTCACCCTTCCGGCCCGAGACCTGGAGGTCGTGCTCGGCAAGTACCTCGCCGCGCTCGGCATTTACACCGCCGCGCTCGGCTTTCTGGCCTTTGGGCTGACGGTCGTGCTCGCCTGGCTCGGTCGGCCGGACCTGGGAGTCCTGCTCGCCACCTTCGTCGGCTACTGGCTGATGGGAGGGATGCTTCTGGCGGTCGGGATGGTCGCGTCGTTGCTCTCGGGCAATGTGACGGTGGCCTTCATCCTGGGGGCGCTTTTCTGCGCCGTGCCGGTGTTTGCCGACCTGCTCGGCGGGCTCTCGGGAGCGGGAGCGGCCCGGGTGATCGAGTCGGCCTCGGCCCCGTCGCAGTTCCGCGAGTTCGGCCGGGGCGTCGTGCCCTTCTCGGGCGTGCTCTACTTCGTCGGCCTTGCCGCGGCAATGCTTTATGTGAACGTCGCCCTCGTCGGCCGTCGTCACTGGGCCGGTGGTGAGCGCAGCGCGGGGCTGTGGGGACACGCGTTGGTCCGTATCGTCTCGGTGGTGGTCGTGGTCTTGAGCCTTCAAACCCTCGTCGCCCGAGCCGGCTGGCGGCCCGACCTCAGCGCCGAACGGCTCAACACCCTTTCGCGCGAATCGCGCCAGTTGCTCCGCGAGATCCCGAGCGATCGCCCCGTCTTCATCGAGGCCTTTTTCAGCCCCGAGGTGCCCCGAGACTACGTCGAGGCCAAGCAGAACCTGATTGGTTTGCTCAAGGAGTTCGCCGCGATCGGCGGCAGCAAGATCCAGCTGAACCTGATCGAGACCGAACGCTACGGCGAGGAAGCCCGACGCGCCGAGCAACAGTACGGCATCGTCCCCCGCCGCGTCATCACCATCAGCGCTGCGAGGCAAGGGTTTGATGAGATCCTCATGGGAGTCGCCTTCACCAGTGGCCCCGAACAGGTGGTCATCCCCTTCTTCGACCGCGGCCTGCCGGTCGAGTACGAGCTGACGCGGTCGATCCGCACGGTGGCCGGGGCCGACCGCAAAAAGGTCGGCATCCTCGACACCGACGCCGGCCTGCTCGGCAGCTTCGATTTCCGCTCGATGGCCTCGAACCGCGAGTGGCAGGTCGTCACCGAGCTTCGGAAGCAGTACGAGGTAACCAGCGTTCCGGCCGATGCACCGATCCCGACCGACCTCGACGCCCTGCTCGTCCCGCAGCCGTCGAGCCTGACCGAGCCGCAGGTCGCCAACCTCGTCTCCTACGTCGAATCGGGCGGGCCGACCCTGTTGTTCATGGACCCTCTGCCCCAGTTCGACCGCTCGCCGCAGATGTCCCTCGCCCCCACACAGCCGAAGGAGCAGCCCGGAGGCATGTTCGGCGGCGGCCAGCCGCCCGAGCCGAAGGGGGATCTGACCCCCCTTCTCGATCGCCTCGGCATCGACTGGCCGCAGACCGAGATCGTCTGGAACCCGTACAACCCGCACCCGAGATTCACGGAGCTGCCCCCCGAGTACGTGTTCATCACGCCCTCCAGCGGCGCGGCCGACGCCTTCAACCCGGACGAGCCGATCGCCTCAGGCTTGCAAGAGCTGATCGTCCTGTTCGGCGGCTACGTTCTGCCCCGGAGCGGAGCCGAAACCGACTTCACCCCGTTGCTTCGGACGAACGACGAGGGGGGGATCGCCCCCTTCGACAGCCTGGTCAGCCCCAGCTTCTTCGGCATGGGGATTGATCCCGACCGCGCCACCCGCCTGGCCACGAACCGCGCCTATACCCTGGCCGCCCGCCTTGAAGGCAAAGGACGGAGCGAAGGCGAAGGCGAAGGTGACGAGCCTGAGGGCAGCGTCAACGCGATCGTCGTCATGGACCTCGACCTGATTTCCGACGCCTTCTTCCAGCTCCGCCAGGCTGGGTCGGAGGACCTGGAGTTCGACAACGTGGCCTTCGTGCTCAACTGTGTGGACACCCTGGTGGGTGATGACTCATTCATCGACCTGCGCAAGCAACGCCGACGCCATCGGACCCTCACGCGGCTTGAGGCCGCCGACCGCGCCTTCGAGGCCGATCGCCTGGCCCAGGAGCGCGAGGCCGAAGACGAGGCCGACGATCAGCTTGAGGCCGCTCGCGCTCGGATGAACGAGAAAATCGATGCGATCGATGCCAACACCGAGCTGGACGACCGTACCAAGCAGGTCATGCTTGCCCAGGTCCGCGAGGTCGAGCAACGCCGCCTGAACGTGGCCGAGGCGAACATCGAGGACGCCAAGCTCCGCAAGATCGAGGACAGCATTTCCGCCAAGGAGACGCAGCTCCGCGCCATCCGAGGCCAGGTCCGCATGGCCGCCGCCCTCGTCCCCGCCCTGCCCGCGCTGGCCCTTGGCATCGCCGTCGCCATCATCCGTTCCCGCCGCGAGAACCGCGGCGCCAACCCGAACCGATTGGCATGA
- a CDS encoding DUF4340 domain-containing protein, translating to MNETAKTLAFAGVALVTLAAASLATWLPDWRSPGAGFDDQGEAFFPAFAEAVDADPLAAKVLEVVSYDEDTAEVRPFQVEFRDGEWTIPSHHDYPADAQDRMARLAAQVADLTKEAIRSDRASDHEELGVIDPMDEKITSLKGRGTRITLRGAPGGEALADLILGRPIPDREGLRYVRIPGKNRVYSAAVDLDLTTRFADWIDTDLLDASAPQTRLISYDTRKVNPDERTADGAFVVRPGDPLVIARNDANEWTIEGLGPDQEVDSSKVGDLIQAVDALKIVGVRPLPSARNAILRSLVSKGFYPTQQGDLLSNEGSLTVANDEGIVTTLRFGEITLATGDELTAGVGEDQDASAEDESADASTDDESSESGQTEGRYLIVSVAFDETYLAEEDDADTTGTLPDDVFARAPDDPARIEAEAKLAAEAERKQQARDQRIKESQETVAELNRQFANWYYVVPGDDFRKIALDRDAFLKAAGEPDAADAAAPPPSFGPGGFPPGGGLPPGLNLPGLGGPQG from the coding sequence ATGAACGAAACCGCCAAGACGCTCGCATTCGCCGGTGTCGCCCTGGTGACGCTGGCCGCCGCCTCGCTGGCCACCTGGCTGCCCGACTGGCGAAGCCCGGGGGCCGGATTCGACGATCAGGGGGAAGCCTTCTTCCCCGCCTTTGCCGAAGCGGTCGACGCCGACCCACTCGCCGCCAAGGTGCTGGAGGTCGTCTCCTACGACGAGGACACCGCCGAGGTCCGTCCCTTCCAGGTCGAGTTCCGCGACGGCGAGTGGACGATTCCCTCGCACCACGACTACCCCGCCGACGCCCAGGACCGCATGGCCCGCCTCGCCGCTCAGGTGGCCGACCTGACCAAGGAGGCCATTCGATCCGACCGCGCCAGCGATCACGAAGAACTCGGCGTCATCGACCCGATGGATGAGAAAATCACCAGCCTCAAGGGCCGAGGCACGCGGATCACCCTCCGCGGCGCTCCCGGAGGCGAGGCCCTGGCCGACCTCATCCTCGGCCGCCCCATCCCCGACCGCGAAGGGCTCCGCTACGTCCGCATCCCCGGCAAGAACCGGGTATATTCGGCCGCCGTCGATCTCGACCTCACCACCCGGTTCGCTGATTGGATCGACACCGATTTGCTTGATGCCTCCGCCCCGCAGACCCGCCTGATCTCCTACGACACCCGCAAGGTCAACCCCGACGAACGCACCGCCGACGGCGCGTTCGTCGTTCGACCCGGCGACCCGCTCGTCATCGCCCGCAACGACGCGAACGAGTGGACCATCGAGGGCCTTGGCCCCGACCAGGAGGTTGACTCCAGCAAGGTCGGCGACCTGATCCAGGCGGTCGATGCCTTGAAGATCGTCGGCGTTCGTCCCTTGCCCTCGGCCCGCAACGCCATCCTCCGATCGCTCGTGAGCAAGGGGTTCTACCCGACCCAGCAAGGCGACCTCCTCTCGAACGAGGGGAGCCTGACGGTGGCCAACGACGAAGGGATCGTCACCACCCTCCGCTTCGGCGAGATCACCCTCGCCACCGGCGACGAGCTCACCGCCGGCGTTGGCGAAGATCAGGACGCCTCGGCCGAGGACGAATCCGCCGACGCATCCACCGATGACGAATCTTCGGAATCCGGTCAAACCGAAGGGCGCTACCTCATCGTCTCCGTCGCCTTCGATGAAACCTACCTCGCCGAGGAGGACGATGCCGACACGACCGGCACCCTTCCCGACGACGTCTTTGCCCGAGCCCCCGACGACCCCGCCCGCATCGAGGCCGAGGCGAAACTTGCCGCCGAGGCCGAACGCAAGCAGCAGGCCCGCGACCAACGCATCAAGGAAAGCCAGGAAACGGTCGCCGAGCTGAACCGCCAGTTCGCCAACTGGTACTACGTCGTCCCCGGTGACGACTTCCGCAAGATCGCCCTCGATCGTGACGCCTTCCTCAAGGCCGCCGGCGAGCCCGACGCCGCCGACGCCGCCGCGCCCCCTCCCTCGTTCGGCCCCGGCGGTTTCCCCCCCGGCGGTGGCCTGCCCCCCGGCCTGAACCTTCCCGGCCTTGGCGGCCCGCAAGGGTGA
- the uvrA gene encoding excinuclease ABC subunit UvrA: protein MTPPLVPSDARTDRIMRLRGVRVHNLKGVDLDLPRNELIVFTGVSGSGKSSLAFDTIYAEGQRRYVETFSPYARQFLETLDTPEADRIEGLPPAIAVSQRQGRRSSRSTVGSVTEIHDYLAILYARLGRVLCMNCGLEVRPADAEAVVAAIEELPDGSRYQIGFPLEIRPDTDRAALAALLREDGFLRVRVGDRVETIEDSPIPEPVGEASVDVIVDRLVRGREDSGRRGDSIETAFDRGLGRCRVIAEDHVRTFYRGWRCSGCGTDHLAPEPRLFRPNSPIGACPSCQGFGRVIDLDLDRIVPDRSKSIEDGAIAPWTTPNYREHLDNLLRVAPTLGIPTDRPFKFLEPEQVRLIVEGASRLGFAGLRRFFDALERKTYKMHIRVFLSRWRGYRSCPDCGGARLRPEALAVKVAGLDIASLSALPIGEARAVIDTFASTKAGAGSIARRAIEPVRARLGYLGRIGLDYLTLDRQARTLSGGETRRVALTRALGSGLVNTLYVLDEPSIGLHPSDIDRLVSTLLDLRDRGNAVVVVEHDEAIMRSADRIVDVGPGAGAMGGRILYEGPPDGLAAAPESATGAFLARRRRVVPPARRREPTKDKALTLKGATGNNLKDLDISFPLGLICVVTGVSGSGKSTLVDRTLYPALLRRLKGEHEPGEPFRELLGTGSIDDVVLVDQSPIGRSARSNPATYVKAFDEIRKTFAATHEAKLRNYGPSRFSFNVAGGRCEACEGNGYQIIDMQFLSDVMVRCPECHGTRFRSETLEVTYRGKSIAEVLDLTVREAFAFFKNRPKVQAKLRPLMGVGLDYLRLGQPASTLSGGEAQRLKLASYLPTSAASAATRSALPSSLLLLDEPTTGLHPSDVLTLIDCLNTLADLGHSLILVEHNPELMLCADWIIDLGPGAGDAGGRIVAEGPPETIAQADTPTGRVLAAALAAAAGETDHEV from the coding sequence ATGACTCCCCCGCTCGTTCCCTCCGACGCCCGAACCGATCGCATCATGCGGCTGCGAGGCGTCCGGGTCCACAACCTCAAGGGGGTGGACCTCGACCTGCCCCGCAACGAGCTGATCGTCTTCACCGGCGTCAGCGGATCGGGAAAAAGTTCGCTCGCATTTGACACCATTTATGCGGAAGGCCAGCGGCGCTACGTTGAGACCTTCTCCCCCTACGCCCGGCAGTTTCTGGAAACGCTCGACACGCCCGAGGCCGACCGGATCGAGGGGCTGCCCCCCGCCATTGCCGTCTCCCAGCGGCAGGGAAGGCGATCGAGCCGAAGTACCGTCGGCTCGGTCACTGAGATCCATGATTATCTGGCGATCCTTTATGCAAGGCTCGGTCGGGTCCTCTGCATGAATTGCGGGCTGGAGGTCCGACCGGCCGACGCGGAAGCGGTGGTCGCCGCCATCGAGGAGCTGCCCGACGGGAGTCGCTACCAGATCGGCTTCCCGCTGGAAATCCGGCCCGACACCGACCGCGCCGCCCTGGCGGCCTTGCTGCGCGAGGATGGGTTCCTCCGTGTCCGCGTCGGCGATCGGGTCGAGACGATCGAGGACAGCCCCATCCCCGAACCGGTCGGCGAGGCTTCAGTCGATGTCATCGTCGATCGTCTCGTCCGGGGCCGAGAGGACTCGGGACGTCGAGGAGACTCGATCGAAACCGCCTTCGATCGCGGCCTCGGGCGCTGTCGGGTGATCGCCGAGGACCACGTTCGGACCTTCTATCGCGGCTGGCGGTGTTCCGGTTGCGGCACCGATCACCTGGCCCCCGAGCCCCGATTGTTCCGCCCGAACAGCCCGATCGGCGCCTGTCCGTCGTGCCAGGGGTTCGGCCGGGTGATCGACCTCGACCTGGACCGAATCGTCCCCGACCGTTCGAAGTCGATCGAGGACGGGGCGATCGCTCCCTGGACGACGCCGAACTACCGGGAACATCTGGACAACCTACTGCGCGTTGCTCCGACGCTGGGCATCCCAACGGATCGGCCGTTCAAGTTCCTGGAGCCGGAGCAGGTCCGATTGATCGTCGAGGGGGCTTCCCGGCTGGGCTTCGCCGGGCTCCGCCGCTTCTTCGATGCTCTGGAGCGGAAGACGTACAAGATGCATATTCGCGTCTTCCTCAGTCGATGGCGCGGCTACCGCTCCTGCCCTGATTGCGGCGGGGCTCGCCTTCGGCCCGAGGCATTGGCGGTGAAGGTGGCCGGGCTCGATATCGCGAGCCTCTCGGCCTTGCCAATTGGCGAGGCCCGAGCGGTGATCGACACCTTCGCCTCGACCAAAGCCGGGGCCGGCTCGATCGCCCGCCGCGCCATCGAACCGGTTCGGGCGAGGCTCGGTTACCTCGGTCGCATCGGCCTCGATTACCTGACGCTCGACCGCCAGGCGCGGACCCTCTCCGGAGGAGAAACGCGACGGGTTGCCCTCACAAGGGCCCTGGGATCGGGACTGGTCAATACCCTGTACGTCCTCGATGAGCCGTCGATCGGCCTGCACCCGAGCGACATCGACCGGCTCGTCTCGACCCTGCTCGATCTCCGAGACCGGGGGAATGCCGTCGTCGTGGTCGAACATGACGAAGCGATCATGCGATCCGCCGACCGGATCGTCGATGTCGGCCCCGGAGCGGGGGCAATGGGAGGCCGCATCCTCTACGAGGGCCCCCCCGACGGCCTGGCCGCCGCCCCCGAGTCGGCCACCGGAGCCTTCCTCGCCCGCCGGCGCCGGGTCGTGCCACCCGCTCGGCGTCGGGAGCCGACGAAGGACAAAGCCCTGACCCTTAAGGGGGCGACTGGAAACAATCTCAAGGATCTCGATATCTCGTTTCCGCTCGGCCTGATCTGCGTGGTGACGGGGGTGAGCGGGTCGGGCAAGAGTACGCTGGTCGACCGCACGCTTTACCCCGCCCTGCTCCGCCGCCTGAAGGGAGAGCATGAGCCGGGTGAGCCATTCCGCGAACTGCTCGGCACCGGGTCGATCGACGATGTGGTCCTCGTCGATCAATCCCCGATTGGCCGATCGGCCCGGTCGAACCCGGCGACGTACGTCAAGGCGTTCGACGAGATTCGCAAGACCTTCGCCGCCACGCACGAGGCCAAGCTGCGCAACTACGGCCCCAGCCGATTCAGCTTCAACGTGGCCGGCGGGCGGTGCGAGGCGTGCGAGGGGAACGGCTACCAGATCATCGACATGCAGTTTCTCTCCGATGTCATGGTCCGCTGTCCCGAATGCCACGGCACCCGGTTCCGGTCGGAGACGCTGGAGGTCACCTACCGGGGGAAGTCGATCGCCGAGGTGCTCGATCTGACCGTTCGCGAGGCGTTCGCCTTCTTCAAGAACCGGCCCAAGGTCCAGGCAAAACTGCGACCGTTGATGGGTGTCGGGCTCGATTACCTCCGCCTCGGCCAGCCGGCCTCGACCCTCTCCGGCGGTGAGGCCCAGCGCCTGAAGCTGGCGTCGTACCTCCCGACCTCGGCCGCTTCGGCCGCGACGCGGTCGGCCCTGCCGTCGTCTCTCTTGCTGCTTGATGAGCCGACAACGGGCCTGCATCCCTCGGATGTCCTGACGTTGATTGATTGCCTGAACACGCTGGCGGATCTCGGGCATTCGTTGATTCTCGTCGAGCACAACCCCGAGCTGATGCTCTGTGCCGACTGGATCATCGACCTCGGCCCCGGCGCCGGAGACGCCGGCGGCCGGATCGTCGCCGAGGGTCCTCCCGAGACGATCGCCCAGGCCGACACCCCCACCGGCCGCGTCCTCGCCGCCGCCCTTGCCGCCGCGGCAGGGGAAACGGATCATGAGGTGTGA